The DNA segment ATGATGTCGCCTTCGTTCTCGCGGTCTTCGTCATCCATGAGGATGACCATCTTGCCTTGGCGGATGTCTTCCACCAGCTCTTCAATGCTGTTGAGCGCCACTCGGCACCCCCTTCTCAATCAGGATTTCAGGTAGCCGTTGGCGGCCAGGAAGCTTTCGGTGATGCTACTGCCCTTGCTCGGTTCGGCAGCCTTGTCGCCCAGCAGCAGACGCTCCAGGTAACGGGCCAGCAGGTCGACCTCAAGGTTCACCCGACGACCTGGGCGGTAGTCGGCCATGATGGTTTCGGACAGGGTGTGCGGGACGATGGTCAGCTCGAACTCGGCGCCATCGACCACGTTGACCGTCAGGCTGGTGCCGTCGACGGTGATCGAGCCCTTGTGGGCGATGTACTTGGCCAGCTCTCTGGGCGCACGCACGCGGAACTGGATGGCGCGGGCGTTATCGCTGCGCGAGATGATTTCGCCGACGCCGTCGACGTGGCCGCTGACCAAGTGACCGCCCAGGCGGGTGGTCGGGGTCAGGGCTTTTTCCAGGTTGACCGGGCTGCCGCTTTTCAAGTCGTCGAAGGCGGTGCACTCGAGGGTTTCGCGGCTGACGTCAGCCCAGAAACCGTCGCCCGGCAGGTCGACGGCCGTCAGGCAGACGCCGTTGACGGCAATGCTGTCGCCGAGTTTGACGTCGCCCAGGTCAAGCTTGCCGGTCTGGACGTAGACGCGCACGTCACCGCCCTTGGGGGTCAGGCTACGGATGGTGCCGATGGATTCGATGATGCCGGTGAACATGCGGTTGTCCTCGCAAATAGGGCTGCGCTGGGCTAGCCAGGCATTATACGCCGGTGGCCGGCAGGGGGATGGCCGTGACCCGCCAGTCATCGCCGACGGCGCGCATTTCAGTGATTTTCAGCCGCGGCGCCTGGCTCATCTGCGCCAGCGGCCAGTCCAGCAGCGGCCTGGCCTGGGAGCCGAGGAAGGTGCCGGCGACGAACAACTGGAACTCGTCGATCAGGCCAAGCTGGGCGAAGGCCCCCACCAAGCCGGCGCCGGCCTCCAGGAGAATTTCATTGACGCCACGCGCTGCCAGGGCCCTGAGCAGCCCGGGCAGGTCGACCCGGCCTTCGGCGCCGGGTAGGCACAGCAGTTCGTGACCGGCTTGGGCGTAACGCGGATCAGCCGCCGCCGCAGTCACTACCAGCGCCGGGCCTGCCTGGAAAAACGGCGCCGTCAGCGGCAGACGCAGGCGGCCGTCGATCAACACGCGCAGCGGTGGGCGTGACAGGGCCAGGGCCGTGGTTTCTGCATCAAGGCCCAACTGTTCGCCACGCACGGTCATCCGGGCGTTGTCGGCCAACACACTTTCGGCGCTGGTCAACACCACGCTGGAGCGGGCGCGCAGGCGTTGCACGGCGGCGCGCGCGGCAGGGCCGGTAATCCACTGGCTCTCGCCACTGGCCATCGCCGTGCGCCCGTCCAGGCTCATCGCCAGCTTGGCCCGGACGAACGGCAGCCCGTGTTCCATACGCTTGAGGAAACCTGGGTTGAGCGCGCGCGCTTCGCTTTCCAGCACGCCACTGGCGACTTCGATACCCGCCTCGGCCAAGCGCCGCAGGCCTTGGCCGGCCACTTGCGGATTGGGGTCCTGCATGGCCGCGACTACCCGGGCGACGCCGGCCTTGACCAGTGCCTCGGCGCACGGCGGGGTACGCCCATGGTGGCTGCACGGCTCCAGGGTCACGTAGGCGCAGGCGCCTTTAGCGCGTTCGCCAGCCTGGCGCAGTGCGTGCACCTCGGCGTGCGGCTCACCGGCGCGTACGTGCCAACCCTGGCCCACCACCTCGCCGTCGCGAACGATCACGCACCCCACGCGCGGGTTGGGATGGGTGCTGTACTGGCCCT comes from the Pseudomonas urmiensis genome and includes:
- the ribD gene encoding bifunctional diaminohydroxyphosphoribosylaminopyrimidine deaminase/5-amino-6-(5-phosphoribosylamino)uracil reductase RibD; the encoded protein is MPSQTAILDAHYMAQALQLARKGQYSTHPNPRVGCVIVRDGEVVGQGWHVRAGEPHAEVHALRQAGERAKGACAYVTLEPCSHHGRTPPCAEALVKAGVARVVAAMQDPNPQVAGQGLRRLAEAGIEVASGVLESEARALNPGFLKRMEHGLPFVRAKLAMSLDGRTAMASGESQWITGPAARAAVQRLRARSSVVLTSAESVLADNARMTVRGEQLGLDAETTALALSRPPLRVLIDGRLRLPLTAPFFQAGPALVVTAAAADPRYAQAGHELLCLPGAEGRVDLPGLLRALAARGVNEILLEAGAGLVGAFAQLGLIDEFQLFVAGTFLGSQARPLLDWPLAQMSQAPRLKITEMRAVGDDWRVTAIPLPATGV
- a CDS encoding riboflavin synthase, producing the protein MFTGIIESIGTIRSLTPKGGDVRVYVQTGKLDLGDVKLGDSIAVNGVCLTAVDLPGDGFWADVSRETLECTAFDDLKSGSPVNLEKALTPTTRLGGHLVSGHVDGVGEIISRSDNARAIQFRVRAPRELAKYIAHKGSITVDGTSLTVNVVDGAEFELTIVPHTLSETIMADYRPGRRVNLEVDLLARYLERLLLGDKAAEPSKGSSITESFLAANGYLKS